In Clostridium sp. JN-1, one genomic interval encodes:
- a CDS encoding glycosyltransferase, with the protein MARICFLADADSIHTRKWVDYFSRLNNEIYLISMRGTNYAYQDNVKVIVVKPPFNSKLAYFTILLKIKSIVKSIKPDILHSHYATSYGLYGRISGYHPFIISVWGSDVYEFPKASSINAKLLKFILNGADAVCSTSVDMANETKKYYKKENITITPFGVDINKFNIKMPVLSNDYITIGVIKNLHKIYGIKYLIQAFSGLLNDTAKNLKLMVVGDGPERSNLEKLCSDLNISEYVEFTGNVDNVDVPDYINKMDIVCIPSLSESFGVSAVEACACGRPVVCTNVGGLKEIVFDDCNGYKVNPKDSTALKNKLKLLVEDEKKLKLFSGNAVRIAQEKYDWKHNAEIMNELYKKILNRGKN; encoded by the coding sequence ATGGCTAGAATTTGCTTTTTAGCAGATGCAGATAGTATACACACTAGAAAATGGGTGGATTACTTTTCAAGATTAAATAATGAGATATACTTGATATCCATGAGGGGTACAAATTATGCGTACCAAGACAATGTCAAAGTTATCGTTGTAAAACCACCTTTTAATAGTAAATTAGCTTACTTTACTATACTTTTAAAGATTAAAAGTATAGTAAAAAGTATAAAACCAGATATATTACACAGTCATTATGCCACAAGTTATGGACTGTATGGACGTATAAGCGGCTATCATCCATTTATAATTTCCGTTTGGGGAAGTGATGTATATGAATTTCCCAAAGCTAGTTCCATAAATGCTAAGCTGCTTAAGTTTATTTTAAATGGAGCGGATGCAGTATGTTCTACTAGTGTGGATATGGCTAATGAAACTAAAAAATATTATAAAAAAGAAAATATAACAATAACCCCATTTGGTGTTGATATAAACAAGTTTAATATTAAGATGCCAGTACTTAGCAATGATTATATTACAATTGGAGTTATCAAAAACTTACATAAGATATATGGAATAAAATATCTTATACAAGCTTTTAGTGGGCTTTTAAATGATACTGCTAAAAACTTAAAATTAATGGTAGTAGGTGATGGCCCTGAAAGGTCAAACCTAGAAAAACTATGCAGCGATTTAAACATAAGTGAGTATGTTGAGTTTACAGGGAATGTAGATAATGTAGATGTTCCTGATTACATAAATAAAATGGATATAGTTTGTATACCATCTTTAAGTGAGAGCTTTGGAGTATCAGCTGTAGAAGCTTGTGCATGTGGAAGACCAGTAGTTTGCACAAATGTAGGGGGATTAAAGGAAATAGTATTTGATGATTGTAATGGATATAAAGTAAACCCTAAGGATAGTACTGCTTTAAAAAATAAGTTAAAGTTACTGGTTGAAGATGAAAAGAAGCTTAAGTTATTTTCGGGTAATGCTGTGAGGATAGCTCAAGAAAAATATGATTGGAAACACAATGCTGAAATAATGAATGAACTTTACAAGAAAATTTTAAATAGGGGGAAAAATTAA
- a CDS encoding acyltransferase → MSENFISHKSNIGSNVKIGKFVVIEEDVKIGDNCIIGHNVVIHKGSSIENNVRIDDNTVVGKEPMRSVNSIFKDEEKFEPAFIAEGCLIGAGVIIYCGCKIGEKTLIADLATVRENVTIGSKTIIGRGAAIENFCNVGSNCKLETNVYLTAYSEVEDNVFIAPGVVTSNDNFAARSKERYKHFKGVTIKKGGRIGAQATILPGKTIYEDGFVAAGSVATKDVENGKIVAGNPAKYLRNVPEDQLLKNQ, encoded by the coding sequence TTGAGTGAAAATTTTATATCACATAAATCTAATATTGGAAGTAATGTTAAGATAGGTAAGTTTGTAGTTATAGAAGAAGACGTAAAAATAGGAGATAACTGTATTATAGGACATAATGTTGTAATTCATAAGGGAAGTAGTATAGAAAATAATGTGAGAATAGATGATAATACAGTAGTTGGAAAAGAGCCTATGAGATCTGTTAATAGTATTTTTAAAGATGAGGAAAAGTTTGAGCCAGCTTTCATAGCTGAAGGATGCTTAATAGGAGCAGGGGTTATAATTTACTGCGGTTGTAAAATAGGAGAAAAAACTTTAATTGCTGATCTTGCTACAGTTAGAGAAAATGTTACAATAGGATCAAAAACAATTATAGGAAGAGGAGCTGCTATTGAAAACTTCTGTAATGTTGGATCAAATTGTAAATTGGAAACTAATGTATATTTAACTGCTTATTCAGAAGTAGAAGATAATGTATTTATAGCACCTGGAGTTGTGACTTCAAATGACAATTTTGCAGCACGTTCAAAAGAAAGATATAAACATTTTAAAGGCGTTACAATAAAAAAAGGCGGCAGGATTGGAGCACAAGCTACAATATTGCCTGGGAAAACAATATATGAAGACGGCTTTGTGGCTGCAGGTAGTGTAGCTACTAAAGATGTAGAGAATGGAAAAATAGTTGCGGGAAATCCAGCTAAATATTTGAGAAATGTTCCAGAAGATCAACTTTTAAAGAATCAATAG
- a CDS encoding Gfo/Idh/MocA family oxidoreductase has protein sequence MKKLKFAIIGCGRISYKHVEALVSNSKEASLAAVCDIDYDKAEAKKQEYMSKINEDCKVAVYKDYKEMIEKEDIDVVTVATESGYHPEIAIYCMEHKKHVICEKPMALSIEDADNMIKASEKNNVKLCISHQNRFNKPIQKLRKAVEQNRFGRLINGTARILWNRNMGYYTQAPWRGTWKLDGGTLMNQCIHDIDLLQWMMGGEIDSVYSQCDTFLRDIEAEDFGAVIVRFKNGSIGIIEGSACVYPKNLEETLSIFGESGAVCIGGLAVNKIETWRFADSSENEEEKILSEQESDPDTVYGFGHIPLFKDMIDAINNDREPLVSGKEGKKGMSIILAAYKSRLTGMPVKFPLKKFSTMEMAGVKKIHE, from the coding sequence ATGAAAAAATTAAAATTTGCTATTATTGGATGTGGAAGAATTTCATATAAACATGTTGAAGCATTAGTTTCTAATAGTAAAGAAGCTTCACTTGCAGCTGTTTGTGATATAGATTATGACAAAGCAGAAGCAAAAAAACAAGAATATATGAGTAAAATCAATGAAGATTGTAAAGTAGCTGTATACAAAGACTATAAGGAAATGATAGAAAAAGAAGATATAGATGTAGTAACTGTTGCAACAGAAAGCGGCTATCATCCTGAAATTGCAATATATTGTATGGAACACAAAAAACATGTTATATGTGAAAAGCCAATGGCTTTATCAATTGAAGATGCAGATAATATGATAAAGGCTTCAGAAAAAAACAATGTCAAGTTATGCATAAGTCATCAAAACAGATTCAATAAACCTATTCAAAAATTAAGAAAAGCTGTAGAACAAAATAGATTTGGAAGACTCATAAATGGTACTGCTAGAATTCTTTGGAATAGAAATATGGGCTACTATACTCAAGCTCCATGGAGGGGAACATGGAAGTTAGATGGCGGAACACTTATGAACCAATGTATACATGATATTGATTTACTTCAATGGATGATGGGTGGAGAAATAGACTCTGTTTATTCTCAATGTGACACATTCCTAAGAGATATAGAAGCTGAAGATTTTGGAGCAGTAATTGTAAGATTTAAAAATGGTTCAATAGGAATTATTGAAGGCAGTGCATGTGTATATCCTAAAAATTTAGAAGAAACTTTGAGCATTTTTGGCGAAAGTGGAGCAGTTTGCATAGGTGGATTGGCAGTAAATAAGATAGAAACATGGAGATTTGCTGACAGCAGTGAAAATGAAGAAGAAAAGATTTTAAGTGAACAGGAAAGTGATCCTGATACAGTTTATGGATTTGGACATATTCCATTATTTAAAGATATGATAGATGCCATAAATAATGATAGGGAACCTTTAGTAAGCGGTAAGGAAGGTAAAAAAGGTATGTCTATAATTCTTGCTGCTTATAAATCAAGGCTTACTGGTATGCCAGTTAAGTTTCCACTTAAAAAATTTTCAACTATGGAAATGGCTGGAGTTAAGAAAATTCACGAATAA
- a CDS encoding nucleotide sugar dehydrogenase, whose product MSKLKDDLILKLNNKTAKLGVVGLGYVGLPLAVEKAKAGYEVIGFDVQDKKVSMVNEGKNYIGDIVDSDLSDLVKNKRLSATTDFSFVKDVDTVCICVPTPLDKYKQPDISYVVNSTESVAKYLHRGMLVVLESTTYPGTTEEVLKPILERNGLKCGKDFFLAFSPERVDPGNKQFKTKNTPKVVGGCTEECTEVAATLYRSVLKSEIYTVSSPAIAEMEKILENTFRNINIALVNEMAILCNKMGIDVWEVINAAKTKPYGYMAFYPGPGLGGHCIPLDPFYLEWKAKEYDFHTKLIESSGIINDSMPEFVVDNAMKLLNEHKKAMNGAKVLLLGVAYKKDIDDMRESPALKVIENLEKNGAEILVNDPYIPEFKHNGKVYHSVDLEENIDKADIVIITTDHSDYDYEEIVAKAKILYDTRNATKDVKNNREKIHKL is encoded by the coding sequence ATGTCAAAATTAAAAGATGATTTAATATTAAAATTAAACAATAAAACAGCTAAACTAGGAGTAGTTGGATTAGGATATGTAGGACTTCCTCTTGCTGTAGAAAAAGCTAAGGCTGGATATGAGGTAATAGGTTTTGATGTTCAAGATAAAAAAGTTTCAATGGTAAATGAAGGCAAAAATTACATAGGTGACATAGTGGATTCAGATCTTTCTGATTTAGTAAAAAACAAAAGATTAAGTGCCACTACAGATTTTAGTTTCGTAAAAGATGTAGATACCGTTTGTATATGTGTACCTACTCCACTTGATAAATATAAACAGCCAGATATATCATACGTAGTAAATTCGACTGAAAGTGTAGCAAAATATCTTCATAGAGGAATGCTTGTAGTACTTGAGAGCACTACTTATCCTGGAACTACAGAAGAAGTTTTAAAACCGATACTTGAAAGAAATGGGTTAAAATGTGGAAAGGACTTCTTTTTAGCATTTTCTCCAGAGAGAGTTGACCCAGGTAATAAACAATTTAAAACTAAAAATACACCTAAAGTAGTTGGCGGCTGTACTGAAGAATGTACAGAAGTAGCAGCAACTCTTTATAGAAGCGTATTAAAGAGTGAAATATATACAGTATCATCCCCAGCTATTGCAGAAATGGAAAAGATACTTGAAAATACTTTCAGAAATATAAATATAGCTTTAGTTAATGAAATGGCTATACTATGTAACAAGATGGGAATAGATGTATGGGAAGTGATAAATGCAGCTAAGACAAAACCATATGGTTATATGGCTTTTTATCCAGGTCCGGGACTTGGAGGACATTGTATACCACTTGATCCATTTTATTTGGAATGGAAAGCAAAAGAATATGATTTCCATACAAAATTAATAGAATCATCTGGAATAATAAATGATTCTATGCCTGAGTTTGTAGTTGACAATGCTATGAAATTATTAAATGAACACAAAAAAGCAATGAATGGTGCCAAAGTTCTTTTACTTGGAGTAGCATACAAAAAAGATATAGATGATATGAGAGAATCACCAGCTCTAAAGGTAATAGAAAACTTAGAGAAAAATGGTGCTGAAATACTTGTAAATGATCCATATATACCTGAATTCAAACACAATGGAAAGGTATATCATTCAGTAGACTTAGAAGAAAATATAGATAAAGCAGATATAGTTATAATAACTACTGATCATAGTGATTATGACTATGAAGAAATTGTTGCTAAGGCCAAAATATTATATGATACAAGAAATGCTACTAAAGATGTTAAAAATAATAGAGAAAAGATTCATAAGTTATAA
- a CDS encoding nucleoside-diphosphate sugar epimerase/dehydratase codes for MQKDKKLIIYDIVFLVITLYFAFALRFDFNIPKEYMVILKLSIIPVVVIELIFNNFFKLYNSIWKYASIEELMSIVYSVTLSNIVFIIYSYFVNYKFLENKYYRFPFTVHIIFWTLSVLALGGIRFTYRIVEDSKNEKTVKGEDKKVLIIGAGDASALIIKEIKRHSNLKYNIVGMIDDDGSKKGKLINGIEVLGGRECIRKVCQEKKVEEIILSIPSADLQAKREIINICKSTNCKVKTLPGLYQLIDGKVNISKLREVNIDDLLGRDEVKLNDENINEYIKDKVILVTGGGGSIGSELCRQIARFNPSKLLILDIYENNVYDVQMELNYNYPELYKEIIIASIRDERRLSDIFNHYKPDVVFHAAAHKHVPLMEENPAEAIKNNIIGTYNVLKCCDKFKVKKFVQISTDKAVNPTNIMGATKRFCEIMVQAFDGVSQTEYVAVRFGNVLGSNGSVIPLFKKQIAHGGPVTVTHPEINRFFMTIPEAAQLVIQAGAIAKGGEIFVLDMGKPVKIVDLARDLITLSGYKPEVDIKIEYTGLRPGEKLYEELLMNEVALTSTEHDKIFVEKPNHVDMKFVEESIEQFRNAAYMDKEDIFKLIAEKVPTYERKKND; via the coding sequence TTGCAGAAAGATAAAAAACTTATTATATATGATATAGTTTTCCTAGTAATTACTTTATACTTTGCTTTTGCCTTAAGGTTTGATTTCAATATACCAAAAGAATATATGGTGATTTTGAAATTATCAATAATTCCTGTGGTGGTTATAGAGTTAATATTCAATAACTTTTTTAAATTGTATAATAGCATATGGAAATACGCTTCAATAGAAGAGTTAATGTCTATAGTATATTCAGTTACATTATCTAATATTGTTTTTATAATATATAGTTACTTTGTAAATTATAAGTTTCTTGAAAATAAATATTATAGATTTCCATTTACTGTTCATATAATTTTTTGGACTTTATCTGTATTAGCACTAGGAGGCATAAGGTTTACTTATAGGATAGTTGAAGATAGTAAAAATGAAAAAACAGTAAAAGGTGAAGATAAGAAAGTCCTTATAATAGGTGCCGGAGATGCTTCAGCTCTTATTATAAAGGAAATAAAGAGACACAGCAATTTAAAATACAATATAGTTGGAATGATAGACGATGATGGTTCTAAAAAAGGTAAGTTGATAAATGGCATAGAAGTTTTGGGCGGAAGAGAATGTATAAGAAAAGTTTGTCAAGAGAAAAAAGTTGAGGAGATAATACTTTCAATTCCTTCAGCAGATCTTCAAGCAAAACGTGAAATCATAAACATTTGTAAGAGTACAAATTGTAAGGTAAAAACCCTTCCAGGATTATACCAGCTAATAGATGGAAAAGTAAATATAAGTAAGCTTAGAGAAGTAAATATAGATGATTTACTTGGAAGAGACGAAGTTAAATTAAATGATGAGAATATAAATGAGTACATAAAAGATAAGGTTATATTAGTAACTGGAGGAGGAGGCTCAATAGGCTCTGAATTATGCAGGCAGATAGCTAGGTTTAACCCTAGTAAGCTTTTAATTTTAGATATATATGAAAACAATGTATATGATGTTCAGATGGAGTTAAATTACAATTATCCTGAACTCTATAAGGAAATAATTATAGCATCAATAAGAGATGAAAGAAGACTTTCAGATATATTTAATCACTATAAACCTGATGTAGTTTTTCATGCCGCTGCACATAAGCATGTGCCGCTTATGGAAGAAAATCCAGCCGAAGCAATTAAGAATAATATAATAGGTACTTATAATGTACTAAAGTGCTGCGATAAATTTAAGGTTAAAAAATTTGTACAAATAAGTACAGATAAAGCTGTTAACCCAACTAATATAATGGGTGCCACGAAGAGATTTTGTGAAATAATGGTTCAAGCTTTTGATGGGGTAAGCCAAACAGAATATGTGGCAGTTAGATTTGGAAATGTTTTAGGAAGTAATGGTTCTGTTATACCACTTTTTAAAAAGCAAATAGCACATGGGGGGCCTGTTACGGTTACTCATCCAGAAATAAATAGATTTTTTATGACAATACCTGAAGCAGCACAATTGGTTATACAAGCTGGTGCTATAGCTAAAGGTGGAGAGATATTTGTATTAGACATGGGCAAGCCAGTTAAAATAGTGGATTTAGCAAGAGACTTGATTACATTATCAGGTTATAAACCAGAAGTTGATATAAAGATAGAATATACTGGGCTTAGACCCGGCGAAAAATTATATGAAGAATTGCTTATGAATGAAGTTGCACTTACGTCTACAGAACATGATAAGATTTTTGTAGAAAAACCTAACCATGTTGATATGAAATTCGTAGAAGAATCTATCGAACAATTTAGAAATGCTGCATATATGGATAAAGAAGATATTTTCAAGCTTATTGCAGAGAAAGTTCCAACCTATGAGAGAAAGAAAAATGATTAA
- the galU gene encoding UTP--glucose-1-phosphate uridylyltransferase GalU, with amino-acid sequence MEVKKAIIPAAGLGTRFLPATKAQPKEMLPIVDKPTIQYIIEEAVASGIEEILIITGRNKRAIEDHFDKSVELEKELEEHGKDELLSMVKEISNMVDIYYIRQKEPKGLGHAINCARTFVGNEPFAVMLGDDVVDSKVPCLKQLIDCFNEYRTSIIGVQEVPREEVYKYGIVKGMHIEDKVYKVKDLIEKPKVDEAPSNIAILGRYIITPTIFDILRNTSPGKGGEIQLTDALRTLIDCEAMYAYNFEGRRYDVGDKLGFLEATVEYALKRKELKKPFMEYLLKLSNEELFKSLENEITNETTNKNCNS; translated from the coding sequence ATGGAAGTAAAAAAAGCTATAATACCTGCAGCTGGACTTGGAACTAGATTTTTGCCTGCAACTAAAGCTCAACCTAAGGAAATGCTTCCTATAGTTGATAAACCTACTATTCAGTACATCATAGAAGAAGCTGTAGCTTCAGGTATAGAAGAAATACTTATAATAACAGGAAGAAATAAAAGAGCAATAGAAGATCATTTTGATAAATCAGTAGAACTTGAAAAAGAACTAGAAGAACATGGAAAAGATGAACTTCTTTCCATGGTCAAGGAAATATCAAATATGGTTGATATATATTATATAAGACAAAAGGAACCTAAAGGACTTGGGCATGCAATAAATTGTGCTAGAACTTTTGTTGGAAATGAACCATTTGCAGTAATGCTTGGTGATGATGTAGTTGACAGCAAAGTGCCATGCTTAAAACAGTTAATAGATTGCTTCAATGAGTATAGAACATCTATCATAGGTGTTCAAGAAGTTCCTAGGGAAGAAGTTTATAAATATGGCATTGTAAAAGGCATGCATATAGAAGATAAAGTTTATAAAGTTAAAGATTTAATTGAAAAACCAAAGGTTGATGAGGCACCTTCTAATATTGCAATTCTGGGAAGGTATATAATAACACCTACAATATTTGATATTCTTAGAAATACATCTCCAGGAAAAGGTGGAGAAATACAACTTACAGATGCACTTAGAACTTTAATTGATTGTGAAGCAATGTATGCTTATAATTTTGAAGGAAGAAGATATGATGTAGGAGATAAACTTGGATTTCTTGAAGCTACAGTAGAATATGCATTAAAAAGAAAAGAGCTGAAAAAACCATTTATGGAATATCTGCTTAAATTGAGTAATGAAGAACTTTTTAAAAGTTTAGAAAATGAGATAACAAACGAGACAACAAATAAAAATTGCAATTCGTAA
- a CDS encoding tetratricopeptide repeat protein, with amino-acid sequence MTLNARFADKLSKLLFLEISKENIEHIFKVKVGNNIYIPVRPYNIVNKVKFGEDLKKIPISFFIEGMYYVLGADDKFKFSNEYINILSNIESSNIFIKGKIGKCVKDENYEDAYIMLKGLSKIEDTKDIYDKILVILESLRSKDSEYKNEELKIIETIKNKYPDYALPYLYECIIRREENDYDKAFFCINDYIAKGGEQTAEVIELKDSLKLIIDYEKGKEILNDDPTGALKLLIPLIDEFGNDATLYYYIAVAYRMLENYEKAIYYLNESVNIDNNIVEVVNELGINYACIGDYDTAVAYLRKAFEVTKSIEICTNLIMCYVNNNDIKNAKAHLEIAKKLNPKDEVVKQMEQYFLNNGI; translated from the coding sequence ATGACTTTGAATGCTAGATTTGCAGATAAATTATCAAAATTACTATTCTTAGAGATAAGCAAAGAGAATATAGAACATATATTTAAAGTTAAAGTGGGTAATAATATTTATATTCCAGTTAGACCATATAATATAGTAAATAAAGTTAAGTTTGGTGAAGACTTAAAAAAAATACCTATAAGCTTTTTTATAGAAGGTATGTATTATGTTTTAGGGGCAGATGATAAGTTCAAATTTTCAAATGAATATATAAATATATTATCTAATATTGAAAGCAGTAATATATTTATAAAAGGTAAAATAGGTAAATGTGTAAAAGATGAAAATTATGAAGATGCATATATAATGCTCAAAGGGCTTAGTAAAATTGAAGATACGAAAGATATATATGATAAAATACTAGTTATATTAGAAAGCTTAAGATCAAAAGATAGTGAATATAAAAATGAAGAATTGAAAATTATAGAAACGATAAAAAATAAATATCCTGATTATGCACTTCCGTATCTTTATGAATGTATCATAAGGAGAGAAGAAAATGATTATGATAAGGCTTTCTTTTGCATAAATGATTACATAGCAAAGGGAGGAGAGCAAACAGCTGAAGTAATTGAATTAAAGGATTCTTTAAAACTTATTATTGATTATGAAAAGGGGAAAGAAATACTAAATGATGATCCAACTGGAGCATTAAAACTTTTGATACCCCTTATTGATGAGTTTGGTAATGATGCAACCTTGTATTATTATATTGCCGTTGCATATAGAATGTTAGAAAATTATGAAAAGGCAATTTACTATTTAAATGAATCTGTGAATATAGATAATAATATAGTAGAAGTTGTCAATGAACTTGGTATAAATTATGCATGTATTGGAGATTATGATACAGCAGTAGCTTATTTAAGAAAGGCATTTGAAGTTACTAAATCCATAGAAATTTGTACCAATCTTATAATGTGTTATGTAAACAATAATGATATAAAAAATGCAAAAGCTCATCTTGAAATAGCTAAGAAATTAAATCCCAAAGATGAAGTAGTAAAACAAATGGAACAATATTTTTTAAACAATGGAATTTAA
- a CDS encoding phospho-sugar mutase encodes MLYKEKYNLWLNSKFLDENSKRELASIKEEKEIEDRFYKDLEFGTGGLRGIIGIGTNRMNIYTVGKTTKGLANYLLKKYKNQENISVSIAYDSRIMSKEFAQTAALILCFDGIKVNLFESLRPTPMLSYAVRHLKSKAGIVITASHNPKEYNGYKVYGEDGGQVTDKNAKEIFSCIEAIDDFSQVQGMELNKALNSGLLNIIGRDVDRSYIENVKSLTIRRDLVNKYAENLKIIYTPIHGSGNIPIRTVLGELGYKSLNVVKEQEMPDGNFPTATYPNPEDPRVFNIALDMAKQINPDIILGTDPDCDRIGVVVKDNSGNYKILTGNQTGILLTHYILKSLKELNKLPHNSAVIKTIVTTEMASEIAKDYGVELINVLTGFKYIGEKIKEFEESKDKKFIFGFEESYGYLAGDFVRDKDAVIACTLICEMALYYKNKGMNLYDALMALYNKYGFYKEKLVSIELKGKEGREKIDNAIEFMRHSMNYNLGNSKIVKKIDYKIGIEKDILNITENKVNLPKSNVLKFILEDKSWFVVRPSGTEPKIKIYMSVVGSNYEDSELKMKSFEDKVMDIIHKACD; translated from the coding sequence ATGCTATATAAAGAAAAATACAATCTATGGTTAAACTCAAAATTTTTAGATGAGAACTCCAAAAGGGAATTGGCAAGTATAAAAGAAGAAAAGGAAATAGAAGATAGATTTTATAAAGATTTGGAGTTTGGTACTGGCGGGTTAAGAGGAATTATAGGTATTGGAACAAATAGAATGAATATTTATACTGTAGGTAAAACAACTAAGGGTTTGGCAAATTATCTTCTCAAAAAATATAAAAATCAAGAAAATATATCTGTAAGCATAGCTTATGATTCTAGAATAATGTCTAAAGAATTTGCTCAAACAGCAGCATTAATTTTATGCTTTGATGGAATTAAAGTTAATTTGTTTGAAAGTTTAAGACCAACTCCAATGTTATCGTATGCAGTTAGACATTTAAAAAGTAAAGCAGGTATAGTAATAACTGCTTCACACAACCCAAAGGAATATAATGGTTATAAGGTATATGGAGAAGATGGTGGACAGGTTACTGATAAAAATGCCAAAGAAATTTTTTCATGTATAGAAGCAATAGATGATTTTAGTCAAGTACAGGGCATGGAGTTAAATAAAGCTTTAAATAGCGGACTTTTAAATATAATAGGCAGAGATGTTGATAGAAGTTATATAGAAAATGTAAAAAGCTTAACAATAAGAAGAGATTTAGTAAATAAATATGCTGAAAATTTAAAGATAATATATACTCCAATTCATGGGTCTGGAAATATACCTATTAGAACAGTCCTTGGTGAACTTGGATATAAAAGCTTAAATGTAGTTAAGGAACAGGAAATGCCTGATGGAAATTTTCCTACTGCAACATATCCAAATCCAGAAGATCCAAGAGTATTTAATATAGCACTTGATATGGCAAAACAAATTAACCCAGATATAATTTTGGGTACGGACCCAGATTGTGATAGAATAGGTGTAGTTGTAAAAGATAATAGTGGAAATTACAAGATATTAACTGGTAATCAGACTGGAATTCTCTTAACACATTATATATTGAAATCACTTAAGGAATTGAATAAGTTACCACATAATTCAGCTGTAATAAAGACAATTGTTACAACTGAAATGGCTTCAGAAATAGCAAAAGATTATGGTGTTGAGCTTATAAACGTACTAACAGGATTTAAATATATAGGTGAAAAGATAAAAGAATTTGAGGAAAGTAAGGATAAAAAGTTTATATTTGGATTTGAAGAGAGCTATGGGTATCTTGCAGGCGATTTTGTAAGGGATAAGGATGCAGTAATAGCTTGTACGTTAATTTGCGAAATGGCACTTTATTATAAAAATAAAGGAATGAATTTATATGATGCTTTAATGGCACTATATAATAAATATGGTTTTTATAAAGAAAAGTTAGTATCCATAGAACTTAAAGGCAAAGAAGGACGTGAAAAAATAGATAATGCCATTGAATTTATGAGACATTCAATGAATTATAACCTTGGAAATTCAAAAATAGTAAAAAAGATAGATTATAAAATTGGAATAGAAAAAGATATATTAAATATTACAGAAAATAAAGTTAATCTTCCTAAGTCAAATGTATTGAAATTCATATTAGAAGATAAATCTTGGTTTGTAGTAAGACCTTCTGGAACTGAACCTAAAATTAAAATTTATATGTCAGTTGTCGGAAGTAACTATGAAGACTCAGAATTAAAAATGAAAAGTTTTGAAGATAAGGTTATGGATATTATACACAAAGCATGTGATTAA